Proteins encoded by one window of Vampirovibrionales bacterium:
- a CDS encoding tetratricopeptide repeat protein, translating to MPRPAINPVLTVALAVAWALMANGFVSAADRSDVSGPIAREAFQSPPERALSPAALVDSQTTPAKTLPLIIGRTVVTREWTRAERPASGASAQRRLSRPTSAAALMDPAAPPLPHYAGGAPPLTYTISGDPRVYTLASPTDEARVVDLKAFRATGAAPVEPMAMAAVVAPAAASNVQTPNAPSATAAGLMSQAVAAYQGGNVARALALIQQAAQQDPENPAIQAAQGEALIQTRNWPDALRAYERAMRLADIHAMRDRYLSRYAVALYLQGDRPQAIQRLASLLPAEPGARLGPAAYGAYLILGALQQQSGRPESAVAPLETATLLNPASAAAQYQLGLAYELTGRTAQALERYQRAKALNPESPEVTLALQRLQGAS from the coding sequence ATGCCCCGCCCCGCCATCAACCCGGTTCTGACTGTTGCGCTGGCCGTGGCGTGGGCCCTGATGGCGAATGGCTTCGTGTCGGCGGCTGACAGAAGCGATGTTTCGGGCCCCATCGCGCGCGAGGCGTTTCAGAGCCCGCCTGAGCGTGCGCTGTCTCCGGCCGCCCTTGTCGACAGTCAGACAACGCCCGCTAAAACCCTCCCGCTGATTATTGGCAGGACGGTCGTCACCCGCGAATGGACCCGCGCTGAACGTCCGGCCTCAGGCGCCTCAGCCCAGCGCCGTCTGTCGAGACCCACGTCCGCTGCTGCCTTAATGGATCCCGCCGCCCCGCCGCTGCCGCACTATGCAGGGGGAGCGCCGCCGCTGACTTATACCATTTCTGGCGATCCGAGAGTGTATACGCTTGCCTCGCCCACAGACGAGGCGCGCGTCGTTGATCTGAAGGCGTTTCGCGCGACCGGCGCCGCCCCCGTCGAGCCGATGGCCATGGCGGCGGTCGTCGCTCCTGCCGCCGCTTCGAATGTCCAGACGCCGAATGCGCCGTCTGCAACTGCTGCCGGCTTGATGAGCCAGGCGGTTGCCGCCTATCAGGGCGGTAATGTCGCCCGCGCCTTGGCGCTGATTCAGCAGGCCGCGCAACAGGATCCCGAAAATCCCGCCATTCAGGCCGCTCAGGGTGAAGCGCTGATTCAGACCCGTAATTGGCCCGACGCGCTGCGCGCCTATGAGCGGGCCATGCGCCTGGCAGATATCCATGCCATGCGCGATCGCTACCTGAGTCGCTATGCGGTGGCGTTGTATCTGCAAGGCGATCGCCCGCAGGCCATCCAGCGATTGGCGTCGCTATTGCCGGCGGAGCCCGGCGCCCGACTGGGACCGGCGGCTTATGGCGCGTATCTGATTCTGGGCGCGTTACAGCAGCAGTCGGGTCGCCCGGAAAGCGCTGTTGCGCCCCTGGAGACCGCGACGCTGCTGAATCCCGCTTCCGCCGCCGCCCAGTACCAACTGGGGCTCGCGTATGAGCTGACTGGCCGTACGGCGCAAGCGCTTGAGCGGTATCAGCGCGCCAAGGCGCTGAATCCGGAATCGCCGGAAGTGACGCTGGCGCTGCAACGCTTGCAGGGCGCTTCATGA
- a CDS encoding cytidine deaminase gives MSPLDATQARTLLDAAREAAAHHYAPYSRYAVGAALLTDQGEIIAGANIENISYGLTLCAERVAIACAVSRGLRTFSAIAVWAQEESFGAVTPCGACRQTMAEFMTGETLVISADGATGALRQTLLGDLLPDAFQGKGLTTSTGEAPC, from the coding sequence ATGTCGCCGCTGGATGCCACGCAAGCCCGCACGCTATTAGACGCCGCGCGTGAGGCCGCAGCCCATCATTATGCGCCCTATAGCCGCTATGCCGTCGGCGCAGCGCTTCTCACAGATCAGGGAGAGATTATCGCGGGCGCCAATATCGAAAACATCAGCTACGGGCTGACGTTGTGCGCCGAGCGCGTCGCGATTGCCTGCGCCGTCTCGCGGGGCCTGCGCACATTCAGCGCTATTGCCGTCTGGGCTCAGGAAGAATCCTTTGGGGCCGTCACCCCGTGCGGCGCATGCCGCCAGACCATGGCGGAATTCATGACAGGCGAGACGCTGGTGATCAGCGCTGACGGGGCTACTGGCGCGCTACGACAAACGCTGTTGGGCGACCTGTTGCCTGACGCCTTCCAGGGCAAGGGTCTGACGACGAGCACTGGCGAGGCGCCCTGTTAG
- a CDS encoding amino acid ABC transporter ATP-binding protein, which translates to MTSLPPPILTLDGVEKSFGGQPALCGFSLSVAPGETLVLMGSSGCGKTTALRCINALEVPERGDVRFRGAPVHAEGTNLQRLRTEIGMVFQQFNLFPHMTVLENLTLGPTRVTKTPPETARDTAYALLRRIGLADRAHSYPDRLSGGQQQRVAIARALAMAPSLILLDEPTSALDPRMAGEVRAMIADVAAQGVTLVLASHSVRLAETIATRVAFVDRGRVIEQGPPQQILVDPQQAATRAFLEGVSS; encoded by the coding sequence ATGACCTCTCTGCCGCCCCCCATCCTCACATTGGACGGCGTCGAGAAGTCCTTTGGCGGGCAACCTGCGCTGTGCGGATTTTCGCTCAGCGTGGCTCCCGGCGAAACCCTGGTGTTAATGGGCAGTTCCGGCTGCGGGAAAACCACGGCCCTGCGCTGCATCAATGCGCTGGAAGTCCCCGAGCGCGGCGACGTGCGATTTCGTGGCGCGCCAGTCCATGCCGAGGGAACGAATTTACAGCGTCTGCGCACCGAAATTGGCATGGTCTTTCAGCAATTTAATTTGTTTCCGCACATGACCGTGCTGGAGAATTTAACGCTGGGACCGACCCGCGTTACGAAAACGCCGCCTGAGACGGCGCGTGACACCGCGTATGCGCTCTTACGCCGCATCGGTTTGGCCGATCGCGCTCACTCTTACCCGGATCGCTTGTCGGGGGGGCAGCAACAGCGCGTGGCGATTGCGCGGGCGCTGGCGATGGCGCCGTCGCTGATTCTACTGGATGAACCGACCAGCGCGCTCGATCCGCGAATGGCAGGCGAAGTGCGCGCGATGATCGCCGATGTGGCCGCACAAGGCGTGACGCTTGTGCTCGCCTCGCATTCGGTGCGGCTGGCTGAGACCATTGCCACGCGCGTCGCGTTTGTTGATCGTGGACGCGTCATTGAACAGGGACCGCCGCAACAGATTTTAGTCGATCCCCAACAGGCTGCCACGCGCGCCTTTCTCGAAGGCGTGTCGTCATGA
- the ybeY gene encoding rRNA maturation RNase YbeY, translating into MQNAPQPSLLLLSETQAPPLIAILFWQGAPMSSSPPPWFRDFVAGFADFCQDAIETFIAAGIPQALDLRANGQRWEAEIILVNDADMAELNEQYRQKTGATDVLTFSLFAESPQRAQWARLPTAQLGSVFLSWEWALAHVDEEPAHRGDAARFLRERLAHGLLHLLGRHHDSEDAYQQVVSLQNQALAQHDARR; encoded by the coding sequence ATGCAGAACGCCCCGCAGCCATCGCTGCTTTTATTGAGCGAAACGCAAGCCCCGCCTCTCATCGCCATCTTATTCTGGCAGGGTGCGCCCATGTCTTCGTCCCCGCCGCCCTGGTTTCGGGATTTTGTCGCGGGGTTTGCGGATTTTTGTCAGGATGCGATTGAGACGTTCATTGCGGCGGGTATTCCGCAGGCGTTGGACCTGCGAGCGAACGGCCAGCGCTGGGAAGCAGAGATTATTCTGGTGAATGACGCTGACATGGCCGAACTTAACGAGCAGTATCGCCAGAAAACCGGCGCGACCGATGTGCTGACCTTCAGCCTGTTTGCCGAATCGCCTCAGCGCGCGCAGTGGGCCCGCCTGCCGACGGCGCAACTGGGCAGCGTATTCTTGTCGTGGGAATGGGCGCTGGCGCATGTCGATGAAGAACCTGCGCATCGCGGCGATGCCGCACGTTTTTTGCGCGAGCGTCTGGCTCATGGCTTGTTGCACTTACTGGGGCGGCATCACGACAGCGAAGACGCCTATCAGCAAGTCGTCTCGCTTCAAAATCAAGCGCTGGCCCAGCACGACGCGCGTCGCTGA
- a CDS encoding uracil-DNA glycosylase has translation MQSSLLPAADAQAPTRQSPQAIEAALATIASQAATCQQCALCQGRTHSVFSRGNPHAPLMLIGEGPGQHEDETGLPFVGKAGQLLDRILASMAIDRDRDIYICNIVKCRPPQNRAPLPEEMAACRPYLQAQIDLIQPRLILLAGATALKGALNLSGITRLRGRWLPTPFHGAVAMPVFHPSYLLRYASKEKGSPKWLTWQDIQEVRRALDALPQMPTAQ, from the coding sequence ATGCAAAGCTCGCTCTTGCCCGCCGCCGATGCGCAGGCGCCAACCCGCCAGTCGCCGCAGGCGATCGAGGCGGCGTTAGCAACGATCGCCAGTCAGGCGGCTACGTGTCAGCAATGCGCCCTGTGCCAAGGCCGGACGCACTCGGTCTTTTCGCGCGGTAATCCGCATGCGCCGCTGATGTTGATTGGCGAAGGCCCCGGTCAGCATGAAGACGAAACCGGCCTGCCCTTTGTCGGCAAGGCCGGCCAACTGCTGGATCGGATTCTGGCCTCGATGGCAATTGATCGCGATCGCGATATTTACATCTGCAACATCGTCAAATGCCGCCCGCCGCAGAATCGCGCGCCGCTGCCGGAAGAAATGGCCGCCTGTCGCCCTTATCTGCAAGCCCAGATTGATCTCATTCAGCCGCGCCTGATTCTGCTGGCTGGCGCTACCGCGCTAAAAGGCGCGCTGAATTTGAGCGGCATTACGCGCCTGCGCGGGCGCTGGCTGCCAACGCCGTTCCATGGCGCGGTGGCGATGCCGGTTTTTCATCCGTCGTATTTGCTGCGCTACGCGTCTAAAGAAAAAGGCAGTCCCAAGTGGCTCACCTGGCAGGACATTCAGGAAGTGCGCCGCGCGCTGGACGCCCTGCCGCAGATGCCGACGGCGCAATAG
- a CDS encoding diacylglycerol kinase family protein, with protein sequence MSRRRRFRARTFWHSLRYAVAGLDYVVRTQRNFRIHLALAACVALAGVLTRLSPIEWMGVTLAIGLVWTAEILNTAIEALGDLYTEGEFSLMAKIAKDAAASACLVSALTAVVVGALAFGPHLAAWLRLSIP encoded by the coding sequence ATGTCGCGTCGTCGTAGATTCCGCGCCCGGACGTTCTGGCACAGTCTGCGCTATGCCGTGGCCGGGCTCGATTACGTAGTGCGGACACAACGGAATTTTCGGATTCACCTGGCGTTGGCGGCTTGCGTGGCCTTGGCGGGCGTGTTGACGAGGCTTTCGCCGATTGAATGGATGGGGGTTACGCTCGCCATCGGCCTGGTCTGGACGGCGGAAATCCTCAATACCGCCATTGAAGCGCTGGGCGATTTATACACCGAGGGCGAATTCAGCCTGATGGCTAAAATCGCCAAGGATGCCGCCGCCTCCGCCTGTCTGGTTTCTGCGCTGACCGCAGTTGTCGTTGGGGCGCTGGCCTTCGGGCCGCATCTGGCAGCATGGCTGCGCCTGTCGATTCCCTGA
- a CDS encoding histidine--tRNA ligase: MRDLLPTLADPETTRWRALEDAIRRCMAQNAYQEIRAPLLEETALFSRSVGEETDIVHKEMYSFAKGDEQLTLRPEGTAGVVRAYIQGLTREPKPVKLFYIGPMFRHERPQAGRLRQFHQAGVEVFGDAGPFMDVAVIRLALSLFETLGLGDLTLHVNNIGDAASRTAFFHGFRERLAPHLSKTCPTCQRRYTSNPFRMLDCKTETCQALYADPSIETYLAGQWQSDASREHFNAVLNGLDSLGAHYEVNHRLVRGLDYYNATVFEIVSSQLGAQGTVCGGGRYDALVQELGGPATPGVGWALGMERLLSLCAQHALPTDPALDYYLVTDRPLEAMRIAETLRARGFAADTDLSGKGFGKQLAAADKRGARFAVILGEAEAAAHTLTLKILASGEQRTLSQDDFWASFAAEG; encoded by the coding sequence ATGCGAGACCTGCTGCCCACCCTTGCCGATCCCGAAACCACGCGTTGGCGCGCGCTCGAAGACGCCATTCGTCGTTGCATGGCGCAGAACGCTTATCAGGAAATCCGCGCGCCGCTGCTGGAAGAGACTGCGTTATTTTCGCGCAGCGTTGGCGAAGAAACCGACATTGTGCATAAAGAAATGTACAGCTTCGCCAAAGGCGACGAGCAGCTGACGCTACGCCCCGAAGGCACTGCTGGCGTCGTGCGGGCGTATATTCAGGGCCTGACGCGCGAACCCAAGCCGGTGAAACTCTTTTACATCGGCCCCATGTTTCGCCATGAGCGCCCGCAGGCCGGACGCCTTCGGCAGTTTCATCAGGCGGGCGTGGAAGTGTTTGGCGATGCAGGCCCCTTCATGGATGTGGCCGTCATTCGCCTGGCCCTGTCGCTGTTTGAGACGCTGGGCCTGGGCGATTTAACGCTGCACGTGAATAACATCGGCGACGCAGCCTCGCGAACAGCCTTTTTTCATGGATTTCGCGAGCGTCTGGCCCCGCATCTGTCCAAAACCTGCCCGACGTGTCAGCGTCGCTATACGTCAAACCCGTTTCGGATGCTGGACTGCAAAACCGAGACGTGCCAGGCCCTGTACGCCGACCCATCGATCGAGACGTATCTCGCTGGCCAGTGGCAGAGCGATGCCAGCCGCGAGCACTTCAACGCCGTGCTAAACGGGCTGGACAGCCTCGGCGCGCACTATGAGGTGAATCATCGCCTGGTACGCGGACTCGATTATTACAATGCGACGGTCTTTGAGATCGTCTCTTCTCAACTGGGCGCACAGGGAACGGTTTGCGGCGGCGGACGATACGACGCGCTGGTGCAGGAACTGGGCGGACCCGCCACGCCGGGCGTCGGCTGGGCGCTGGGTATGGAACGCCTGCTCAGCCTGTGCGCGCAACACGCGCTGCCCACAGACCCCGCGCTCGATTATTATCTGGTGACGGATCGCCCGCTGGAAGCCATGCGGATTGCCGAAACGCTGCGCGCGCGCGGCTTTGCCGCCGACACGGATCTCAGCGGCAAAGGCTTTGGCAAGCAACTCGCTGCGGCCGATAAGCGCGGCGCGCGCTTCGCCGTGATTCTGGGCGAGGCGGAAGCCGCCGCCCACACGCTCACGCTGAAAATTCTTGCCAGCGGCGAGCAGCGCACGCTGTCGCAAGACGACTTCTGGGCGTCTTTCGCCGCAGAGGGTTAA
- the rph gene encoding ribonuclease PH, with protein sequence MTDRADGRQNDELRPIRIIRRYTRHAAGSVLMCYGDTHVLATASIEERVPRHVYHGPNDQAGWLTAEYSLLPGSTNTRTHRERYKLSGRTAEIQRLIGRSLRACIDLSRLGQRTITIDADVLQADGGTRVAAITGGYVALMDALRHLQRAGKLGEIPLISPVAAVSVGVIDGDPRLDLNYEEDVTAEVDANVVMNGDGAYIEVQATSEKAPCRPEDLQRMLDYAKTGVERLLKAQADALAQDLDDAAPPQILAQG encoded by the coding sequence ATGACTGACCGCGCCGATGGCCGACAAAATGACGAACTGCGTCCGATTCGCATCATCCGGCGCTATACGCGCCATGCGGCGGGCTCTGTGCTGATGTGTTACGGCGATACGCACGTATTGGCGACCGCCAGCATCGAAGAACGCGTGCCGCGCCATGTTTATCACGGCCCCAACGATCAGGCAGGCTGGTTGACGGCGGAATATTCTCTCCTGCCCGGCTCTACCAACACGCGCACCCATCGCGAGCGCTACAAGCTGTCCGGCAGGACGGCGGAAATCCAGCGCCTGATTGGGCGTTCATTGCGCGCCTGCATCGATCTCAGCCGTCTGGGTCAGCGGACGATTACCATTGACGCCGACGTGCTGCAAGCCGACGGCGGGACGCGCGTCGCAGCCATTACCGGCGGCTACGTCGCCTTAATGGACGCCTTGCGCCATTTGCAACGCGCGGGCAAATTGGGCGAGATTCCGCTGATATCGCCTGTGGCGGCGGTCAGCGTCGGCGTCATCGACGGCGATCCGCGCCTCGACTTAAATTACGAAGAAGACGTGACGGCCGAAGTCGACGCCAATGTCGTGATGAATGGCGACGGCGCGTATATCGAGGTACAGGCGACGTCTGAGAAAGCGCCTTGCCGCCCCGAGGATCTTCAGCGCATGCTCGACTACGCCAAAACCGGCGTCGAGCGCCTGCTGAAGGCACAGGCCGACGCTCTGGCCCAGGATCTCGACGACGCAGCCCCCCCCCAGATTCTCGCCCAAGGCTGA
- a CDS encoding DUF4231 domain-containing protein, producing MEKSLQPEDVAIKRLNSAISEYRRLCLKNHLLYTTCKSLAIILAAMIPLIGVFEPTTTILLPLMPVKVTPIQLAAILGAMSAIVHSFESFFQFHRQWIHTSLTEDALTREKYLYLTQVEPYEQSHHRYKALARRVETILEKANCQWASRDANPSAASAERPTVLTPKITSAVITSETQSLNDAEGPFAQSATTTAVTSVDLQTAAR from the coding sequence ATGGAGAAGTCGTTACAGCCGGAAGACGTGGCAATCAAGCGTCTTAACAGCGCTATTTCAGAGTACCGGAGGCTTTGCCTTAAAAACCACCTGCTTTACACCACGTGTAAGTCATTGGCGATTATTCTGGCGGCGATGATTCCCCTGATTGGCGTGTTTGAGCCCACGACCACTATTCTGCTGCCCCTGATGCCGGTAAAAGTCACGCCCATCCAACTGGCAGCGATTCTCGGGGCGATGAGCGCCATCGTGCATAGCTTTGAATCGTTCTTCCAGTTCCATCGCCAGTGGATTCATACGAGTTTGACCGAAGATGCCCTGACTCGCGAAAAATATCTCTATCTGACCCAGGTAGAGCCTTACGAACAGAGCCATCATCGTTATAAAGCGCTGGCCCGACGCGTGGAAACAATTCTGGAGAAAGCCAATTGTCAGTGGGCCTCGCGAGACGCCAATCCGAGCGCCGCCTCAGCCGAGCGCCCGACGGTGCTGACGCCGAAAATTACCAGCGCCGTGATTACTTCGGAAACGCAAAGCCTTAACGATGCCGAAGGGCCATTTGCGCAAAGCGCGACCACCACGGCCGTTACCTCGGTCGATTTACAAACGGCGGCCCGTTAA
- a CDS encoding HDIG domain-containing protein, with protein MPTTHRDKEPPRVSPLALDDVETTLSDRATRHVKRLMAAFLSPTGLTVLLGALTFLSLSFILGFDYLAVEKTVDSGVSKRTFFAPYALEVLDQAETRRQQEAAQLNVEATPVLMPRQTFDRRILENKRSLLEQLGRIRANGRLKTLASKRQAFDGIAQLAENPEDDVIFNGLFYQRLSDDDWYQLTMSIDYTIDRLLKSGISRDAYFQDRDTLITRAMPPSAKRSHAQIVRRLVWSMIMPTIVVDDQEMARLRREAADHVSPVMHRFAKGERIVAKGDRLTPAQEAALEKIGKSVKGVNWPGFLGVMLLCGMFTATIWTYMRQFNRSEFFRPGYGLLVMTMTTAFAVVYAMIQRWTMQSDAAASPYFFPLATYALTLAIFTHPRLGAFMTTLLVFLMALTLKTGMPTMIVLLIGSLVGIYTLTRKLNFCDRGQLMWAGLYISLTNLALILAVSLIFGTPNPSGWTSIASDAAWGLVGGFLSAALTIGILPFLESGFRLVSPYTLLELGNHDNPLLKRMQYEAPGTFHHSLMVASLSEAAAETIGANALLTRVGSLYHDIGKMKRPLFFIENQAYFGAENPHDKLTPRLSKMVITAHPRDSLEMARHHHLPDMLMDFMTEHHGTMLAGFFYNQACIQEGKENVSKSQFRYPGPKPQSRETAIVMMADACESAVRALKNPTVGQIEERIDKIVQARIDDGQFDNCPITFRDIQLVKETFVRVLRGIQHHRIEYQQTVIKELGKKLPETPLPQTPSDLTRGATLKAVPPPAPSPEDESGKTQQQA; from the coding sequence ATGCCTACGACGCATCGAGACAAGGAACCGCCCCGCGTCAGCCCGTTGGCGTTGGACGATGTAGAAACCACGTTATCTGATCGCGCGACCCGACACGTCAAACGGCTAATGGCCGCCTTCTTGTCGCCCACCGGTCTGACCGTGCTCCTCGGCGCGCTGACGTTTCTGTCGCTGAGCTTTATTCTCGGCTTTGATTATCTGGCCGTCGAAAAAACCGTGGACAGCGGCGTGAGCAAGCGAACATTTTTTGCGCCCTATGCGCTGGAGGTGCTGGATCAGGCCGAAACGCGCCGCCAACAGGAGGCGGCCCAACTGAATGTCGAGGCGACCCCGGTCTTAATGCCGCGTCAAACCTTTGATCGCAGGATTCTGGAAAACAAGCGCAGCCTCCTGGAGCAACTCGGGCGCATTCGCGCCAATGGACGGCTGAAAACGCTTGCCAGTAAACGTCAGGCCTTCGATGGCATCGCGCAACTGGCCGAAAACCCTGAAGACGACGTGATCTTCAATGGCCTGTTTTATCAGCGGCTGAGCGATGACGACTGGTACCAACTGACCATGTCGATCGATTACACCATCGATCGTTTGCTCAAATCCGGTATTTCGCGCGACGCGTATTTTCAGGACCGCGATACGCTGATCACCCGCGCCATGCCGCCTTCGGCCAAACGCAGTCATGCCCAGATTGTGCGCCGACTCGTCTGGTCGATGATTATGCCGACAATTGTCGTTGATGATCAGGAAATGGCGCGCTTGCGTCGTGAAGCCGCCGATCACGTCAGCCCGGTGATGCATCGCTTTGCCAAGGGCGAGCGCATCGTCGCCAAGGGCGATCGATTGACGCCAGCGCAGGAGGCGGCGCTGGAAAAAATCGGAAAATCCGTCAAGGGCGTGAATTGGCCCGGCTTTTTGGGCGTCATGCTGCTGTGCGGCATGTTTACCGCGACCATCTGGACCTACATGCGCCAGTTTAACCGCAGCGAGTTCTTCCGCCCGGGGTATGGGCTGCTGGTGATGACCATGACAACCGCCTTTGCGGTGGTCTATGCGATGATCCAACGCTGGACGATGCAATCGGACGCTGCGGCATCGCCATATTTCTTCCCGCTGGCGACCTATGCGCTGACGCTGGCCATTTTCACGCATCCGCGTCTGGGCGCTTTTATGACGACCCTGCTGGTCTTCCTGATGGCGCTGACGCTGAAGACCGGCATGCCGACCATGATTGTCCTGCTCATCGGCAGTCTGGTCGGGATCTACACGCTGACCCGCAAGCTGAATTTCTGCGATCGAGGCCAATTAATGTGGGCGGGCCTGTATATTAGCCTGACCAATCTGGCGCTGATTCTGGCCGTGTCGTTGATTTTCGGGACGCCCAACCCCAGCGGCTGGACGTCGATCGCCTCAGACGCCGCCTGGGGCCTGGTCGGCGGCTTTCTGTCCGCCGCGCTGACCATCGGCATCCTGCCGTTTCTGGAATCGGGCTTTCGGCTGGTATCGCCCTATACCTTGCTGGAGCTGGGCAATCACGACAATCCGCTGCTCAAGCGCATGCAATACGAAGCGCCCGGAACGTTTCACCACAGCCTGATGGTGGCCAGCCTCTCCGAGGCTGCGGCTGAGACCATCGGCGCCAATGCGCTGCTGACGCGCGTGGGCAGTCTGTATCACGATATCGGCAAGATGAAGCGCCCGCTGTTTTTCATCGAGAATCAGGCGTACTTTGGCGCGGAAAACCCGCATGACAAGCTCACGCCGCGCCTCAGCAAGATGGTGATTACCGCGCACCCGCGCGATAGCCTCGAAATGGCGCGCCACCATCACTTGCCCGATATGCTGATGGACTTTATGACCGAGCATCACGGCACCATGCTGGCGGGATTCTTCTATAATCAGGCCTGCATTCAGGAAGGTAAAGAGAACGTCAGCAAGTCGCAGTTTCGCTACCCGGGCCCCAAGCCGCAATCGCGCGAAACCGCTATCGTAATGATGGCCGATGCCTGCGAATCCGCCGTGCGGGCTCTGAAGAATCCTACGGTGGGGCAAATTGAAGAGCGCATCGATAAAATTGTTCAGGCCCGCATTGATGATGGCCAGTTTGACAATTGCCCCATCACGTTCCGCGATATTCAACTGGTGAAAGAAACCTTTGTGCGCGTTCTTCGCGGGATTCAGCACCATCGTATTGAGTATCAGCAAACGGTGATTAAAGAACTCGGCAAGAAGCTGCCCGAAACGCCGTTGCCGCAAACGCCCAGTGACCTCACGCGCGGCGCGACGCTCAAAGCTGTCCCGCCTCCGGCTCCTTCGCCGGAAGACGAGTCGGGCAAAACGCAGCAGCAGGCCTGA